A genomic segment from Glycine soja cultivar W05 chromosome 20, ASM419377v2, whole genome shotgun sequence encodes:
- the LOC114403824 gene encoding RGG repeats nuclear RNA binding protein A-like: MASMNPFDLLGDDAEDPSQQIVAEQLKAQLPTKPLPPSQAVREARNVNSRGGRGSGRGRGRGGFNRDLFNDENSFAAPAGQVAFEGERPAYGGPPGPYRGSRGGGGRGAFGNGEAAEDGLPRRPFERRNGTGRGNEFKREGAGRGNWGVQTDEFAQATDEVNETSKNFGDEKPSGEDDVAAIGNKENPANEAEEKEPEDKEMTLEEYEKVLEERRKALQALKTEERKVDTKVFESMQQLSNKKDIDDIFIKLGSDKDKRRETLEKEDKSKKSVNINEFLKSPEGESYYNPGGHGRRHGRGRGARGGYGGYATANIPAPSIEDPGQFPTLGVK; encoded by the exons atggCAAGCATGAACCCTTTTGATTTGCTGGGTGATGATGCAGAGGACCCATCTCAGCAAATTGTTGCAGAACAGCTCAAGGCTCAGCTTCCTACCAAGCCACTCCCTCCCTCTCAGGCTG TGAGggaagcaagaaatgtaaattcACGCGGTGGTCGAGGAAGTGGCCGCGGCCGCGGTCGTGGTGGTTTCAACCGTGACTTGTTCAATGATGAAAATTCATTTGCTGCCCCTGCTGGTCAAGTTGCTTTTGAAGGAGAAAGACCTGCTTATGGTGGCCCTCCTGGTCCTTATCGTGGTAGTCGCGGTGGTGGTGGACGTGGAGCTTTCGGTAATGGAGAAGCTGCTGAAGATGGTCTCCCACGAAGACCATTTGAACGTCGCAATGGGACTGGACGCGG AAATGAATTCAAACGGGAAGGTGCTGGGAGAGGGAACTGGGGTGTACAGACTGATGAATTTGCCCA GGCAACTGATGAAGTGAATGAAACTTCTAAGAATTTTGGTGATGAAAAGCCTTCAGGTGAGGATGATGTTGCGGCAATTGGAAACAAGGAGAATCCTGCTAATGAAGCTGAAGAAAAAGAGCCTGAGGATAAG GAGATGACTCTCgaggaatatgaaaaagtacTAGAAGAGAGAAGGAAGGCTTTGCAAGCACTTAAGACTGAGGAGAGAAAGGTAGATACTAAAGTTTTTGAATCCATGCAGCAGCTGTCAAACAAGAAAGACATTGATGACATCTTTATTAAGCTG GGATCTGATAAGGACAAGCGCAGAGAGACTCTTGAGAAGGAAGATAAATCCAAAAAG TCTGTCAACATCAATGAGTTTCTGAAGTCCCCAGAGGGTGAAAGTTACTATAACCCGGGTGGGCATGGACGCCGTCATGGTCGTGGACGTGGTGCAAGAGGAGGTTATGGTGGCTATGCAACTGCTAACATTCCAGCTCCATCAATTGAAGATCCTGGGCAATTCCCTACTTTGGGTGTCAAGTGA
- the LOC114402705 gene encoding uncharacterized protein LOC114402705: protein MRYEMGVSILTRFHFPLPLPRATARKRIFHFCPPIACRSSMDQSSGLNLEDLKWDHSFVRELPGDPRRDSFPREVLHACYTQVSPSVQVHNPQLVAFSQPVADLLDLDHKEFLRPDFPLFFSGATPLVGALPYAQCYGGHQFGMWAGQLGDGRAMTLGEILNSNSERWELQLKGAGKTPYSRFADGLAVLRSSVREFLCSEAMHHLGIPTTRALSLVTTGNLVTRDMFYDGNPKEEPGAIVCRVAQSFLRFGSYQIHASRSDEDLGLVRVLADYAIRHHFPHIQNMSKSDSLSFCTGDEDHSVVDLTSNKYAAWVVEIAERTASLIARWQGVGFTHGVLNTDNMSILGLTIDYGPFGFLDAFDPKFTPNTTDLPGRRYCFANQPDIGLWNIAQFTTTLQAAHLINEKEANYAMERYGTRFMDDYQVTMTKKLGLPKYNKQMINKLLSNMAVDKVDYTNFFRTLSNVKADINIPDDELLVPLKSVLLDIGKERKEAWTSWLKAYIHEVSTSGIPDDERKISMDSVNPKYILRNYLCQTAIDAAEIGDFGEVRSLLKLVEHPYDEQPGMEKYARLPPAWAYRPGVCMLSCSS from the exons ATGAGATATGAGATGGGAGTCTCCATTCTCACCCGTTTCCAtttccctctccctctcccacGCGCCACCGCCAGAAAGAGGATTTTCCATTTCTGCCCTCCGATTGCATGCCGCTCATCCATGGATCAGTCTTCTGGCCTGAATCTGGAAGATCTGAAATGGGACCATTCCTTCGTCAGAGAATTGCCCGGCGATCCCCGCCGCGACTCCTTTCCCCGTGAGGTTCTGCATGCTTGTTACACCCAAGTCTCTCCTTCTGTTCAAGTACACAATCCCCAACTTGTAGCCTTCTCCCAACCAGTTGCCGACCTACTTGATCTCGACCATAAAGA ATTTCTGAGGCCAGATTTtccccttttcttctctggtgCCACACCTTTAGTTGGAGC GTTGCCTTATGCTCAGTGCTATGGCGGGCATCAATTTGGTATGTGGGCTGGGCAGCTGGGTGATGGCAGGGCAATGACTCTAGGGGAGATACTGAATTCTAACTCTGAAAGGTGGGAACTTCAACTTAAAGGAGCTGGCAAGACTCCTTACAGTCGCTTTGCCGATGGCCTTGCCGTCCTCCGCAGCAGCGTCAGGGAGTTCCTTTGCAGTGAGGCAATGCACCACCTTGGTATACCAACAACTCGTGCACTTTCTCTTGTTACCACCGGCAACCTCGTCACCCGTGACATGTTTTATGA CGGCAATCCAAAGGAAGAACCTGGCGCAATTGTTTGCAGAGTTGCCCAATCTTTTCTGCGGTTTGGGTCATACCAAATACATGCCTCCAGAAGTGATGAGGACCTAGGCCTTGTTCGTGTTTTGGCAGACTATGCTATCAGGCACCACTTTCCTCATATTCAAAATATGAGCAAGAGTGATAGCTTATCTTTCTGCACTGGTGATGAAGATCATTCTGTTGTAGATCTCACTTCAAATAAGTATGCag CATGGGTGGTGGAGATTGCTGAGCGTACTGCTTCCCTGATTGCTAGATGGCAGGGGGTTGGTTTCACTCATGGCGTGCTGAACACGGATAACATGAGCATTTTGGGTCTTACAATAGATTATGGCCCATTTGGATTTTTGGATGCTTTTGATCCTAAATTTACCCCAAATACTACAGATCTTCCAGGTCGAAGATACTGTTTTGCAAACCAGCCTGACATTGGTTTGTGGAATATTGCACAGTTCACAACAACACTACAAGCTGCTcatttaataaatgaaaaagaggCCAACTATGCTATGGAAAG ATATGGAACGAGATTTATGGATGATTATCAGGTTACAATGACCAAAAAGCTTGGCCTCCCTAAGTATAATAAGCAGATGATTAATAAACTTCTTAGCAATATGGCTGTTGACAAAGTTGATTACACAAACTTCTTTCGTACGCTTTCAAATGTTAAAGCAGACATAAACATTCCAGATGATGAGCTGTTAGTCCCACTAAAGTCTGTACTGTTAGATATTGGTAAAGAGCGTAAGGAAGCATGGACCAGTTGGTTGAAAGCTTATATACATGAG GTCTCTACCAGTGGGATACCTGATGACGAAAGGAAGATCTCGATGGATTCAGTGAATCCTAAATATATACTGAGGAACTATCTCTGCCAGACTGCAATTGATGCTGCAGAAATAGGTGATTTTGGAGAGGTTCGCAGCCTGCTCAAATTAGTGGAGCATCCGTATGATGAGCAACCAGGAATGGAAAAATATGCTCGCTTGCCCCCAGCTTGGGCATATCGACCAGGTGTATGCATGCTTTCTTGTTCTTCATGA
- the LOC114403087 gene encoding protein EMSY-LIKE 3-like isoform X1: MEFDLCDSSDHATGTGNGRSAIVGLGPYPRMQNDMETQIHNIEQEAYTSVLRAFKAQSDAITWEKESLITELRKELRVSDEEHRELLSRVNADDIIHNIREWRKGNGLQSGAVNTAQQVHDHNTSPTILASRKKQKKSQSVASLSLGAPSPAVHPSMQPSSSALKHGPPSGTKTKKQKSFPSTGLTSQSQVTNQGGSSGAFATKGPAEAASYDPWIGRKVWTRWPEDNHFYEAVITDYNAAEGLHALVYDMNSANETWEWVNLKEISPEDILWEGEDPGISHKGCQPGPGRGLKKSMPHGGAVTGAGRGRGIMKVQPKKDFTLSQKGGRKKATNDIEILHTDTLIKEVEKVFTASHPDPMEIEKAKKMLKEHEQALVNAIARLGDVSEGESDGEPPFSQGLSMDSGGVGVPDGSNGDKLQRETSAPSEYPHEVGNNA; encoded by the exons ATGGAATTTGATCTCTGCGATAGCAGTG ATCATGCCACTGGAACTGGAAACGGAAGATCTGCAATTGTAGGCCTTGGTCCATATCCTCGGATGCAGAACGACATGGAAACACAAATCCATAACATTGAGCAAGAAGCATACACCTCTGTCCTGCGGGCTTTTAAAGCTCAATCTGATGCAATCACTTGG GAAAAAGAAAGTTTAATTACAGAGCTTAGGAAGGAGCTAAGAGTATCAGATGAAGAACACAGAGAACTTCTATCAAGAGTCAATGCTGATGACATCATCCACAACATAAG GGAGTGGAGAAAGGGAAATGGGCTCCAATCTGGAGCAGTAAATACTGCTCAACAAGTTCATGATCACAATACCAGCCCTACCATTTTGGCATCTcgtaagaaacaaaagaaatcacAATCTGTGGCTTCATTATCCTTGGGTGCACCATCTCCTGCGGTTCATCCATCTATGCAACCATCATCATCCGCATTGAAGCATGGACCTCCATCAGGAACTAAGACCAAAAAGCAAAAATCA TTCCCTTCTACAGGACTTACAAGCCAAAGCCAGGTCACTAATCAGGGGGGTTCTTCAGGTGCCTTTGCAACAAAAGGACCTGCTGAAGCAGCTTCTTATGATCCCTGGATTGGAAGGAAAGTTTGGACAAGGTGGCCTGAAGACAACCACTTCTATGAAGCTGTTATAACGGATTATAATGCTGCTGAG GGACTACATGCTTTGGTTTATGATATGAATTCAGCAAATGAAACATGGGAGTGGGTTAATCTTAAAGAG ATATCTCCAGAAGATATTCTTTGGGAGGGTGAAGATCCTGGAATATCCCATAAAGGATGCCAGCCCGGTCCAGGTAGAGGATTGAAGAAGTCTATGCCTCACGGTGGTGCAGTTACTGGTGCTGGAAGAGGTAGGGGAATAATGAAGGTGCAGCCTAAGAAAGATTTCACTTTGTCACAAAAAGGGGGCAGGAAGAAGGCTACAAATGATATTGAGATACTCCATACAGATACCCTTATCAAGGAG GTTGAAAAGGTTTTTACTGCAAGCCATCCTGATCCCATGGAAATtgagaaagcaaagaaaatgcTAAAA GAACATGAACAGGCTCTTGTCAATGCAATTGCCAGGCTCGGAGATGTGTCTGAGGGTGAAAGTG ATGGAGAACCTCCGTTTTCGCAAGGGCTGTCAATGGATTCGGGTGGTGTTGGAGTACCAGATGGttcaaatggtgataaattACAAAGAGAAACTAGTGCTCCATCTGAGTATCCGCATGAAGTTGGCAACAACGCATGA
- the LOC114403087 gene encoding protein EMSY-LIKE 3-like isoform X2, which translates to MQNDMETQIHNIEQEAYTSVLRAFKAQSDAITWEKESLITELRKELRVSDEEHRELLSRVNADDIIHNIREWRKGNGLQSGAVNTAQQVHDHNTSPTILASRKKQKKSQSVASLSLGAPSPAVHPSMQPSSSALKHGPPSGTKTKKQKSFPSTGLTSQSQVTNQGGSSGAFATKGPAEAASYDPWIGRKVWTRWPEDNHFYEAVITDYNAAEGLHALVYDMNSANETWEWVNLKEISPEDILWEGEDPGISHKGCQPGPGRGLKKSMPHGGAVTGAGRGRGIMKVQPKKDFTLSQKGGRKKATNDIEILHTDTLIKEVEKVFTASHPDPMEIEKAKKMLKEHEQALVNAIARLGDVSEGESDGEPPFSQGLSMDSGGVGVPDGSNGDKLQRETSAPSEYPHEVGNNA; encoded by the exons ATGCAGAACGACATGGAAACACAAATCCATAACATTGAGCAAGAAGCATACACCTCTGTCCTGCGGGCTTTTAAAGCTCAATCTGATGCAATCACTTGG GAAAAAGAAAGTTTAATTACAGAGCTTAGGAAGGAGCTAAGAGTATCAGATGAAGAACACAGAGAACTTCTATCAAGAGTCAATGCTGATGACATCATCCACAACATAAG GGAGTGGAGAAAGGGAAATGGGCTCCAATCTGGAGCAGTAAATACTGCTCAACAAGTTCATGATCACAATACCAGCCCTACCATTTTGGCATCTcgtaagaaacaaaagaaatcacAATCTGTGGCTTCATTATCCTTGGGTGCACCATCTCCTGCGGTTCATCCATCTATGCAACCATCATCATCCGCATTGAAGCATGGACCTCCATCAGGAACTAAGACCAAAAAGCAAAAATCA TTCCCTTCTACAGGACTTACAAGCCAAAGCCAGGTCACTAATCAGGGGGGTTCTTCAGGTGCCTTTGCAACAAAAGGACCTGCTGAAGCAGCTTCTTATGATCCCTGGATTGGAAGGAAAGTTTGGACAAGGTGGCCTGAAGACAACCACTTCTATGAAGCTGTTATAACGGATTATAATGCTGCTGAG GGACTACATGCTTTGGTTTATGATATGAATTCAGCAAATGAAACATGGGAGTGGGTTAATCTTAAAGAG ATATCTCCAGAAGATATTCTTTGGGAGGGTGAAGATCCTGGAATATCCCATAAAGGATGCCAGCCCGGTCCAGGTAGAGGATTGAAGAAGTCTATGCCTCACGGTGGTGCAGTTACTGGTGCTGGAAGAGGTAGGGGAATAATGAAGGTGCAGCCTAAGAAAGATTTCACTTTGTCACAAAAAGGGGGCAGGAAGAAGGCTACAAATGATATTGAGATACTCCATACAGATACCCTTATCAAGGAG GTTGAAAAGGTTTTTACTGCAAGCCATCCTGATCCCATGGAAATtgagaaagcaaagaaaatgcTAAAA GAACATGAACAGGCTCTTGTCAATGCAATTGCCAGGCTCGGAGATGTGTCTGAGGGTGAAAGTG ATGGAGAACCTCCGTTTTCGCAAGGGCTGTCAATGGATTCGGGTGGTGTTGGAGTACCAGATGGttcaaatggtgataaattACAAAGAGAAACTAGTGCTCCATCTGAGTATCCGCATGAAGTTGGCAACAACGCATGA